The following nucleotide sequence is from Peribacillus sp. ACCC06369.
AGCGCAACCAAAGGGGTTGAATCCTGAGCAGCAGTATGAATACCGATAGCTAAGTTTGTAGCACCCACTCCACGCGTTGCCATACAAACTCCTACCTCACCTGAAGCCTTCGCATACCCTTCCGCCATAAAAGAGGCACCTCCTTCATGTCTGGCGGAAATAAGTTCTATTTCAGGATGTTGATATAGTGCATCCATTACACTAAGATAACTTTCACCTGGTACACAAAAAGCTTTTTTTACCCCTTCTTTAGCCATTACTTCTACGACTGCTCTTCCTCCACTGACTTTCATATTCAGCCTCCCGCTTTCAAGAACGTGTATTTGTTTGCTAATTTATGTTTCTATTAATATTGCACTCATTCTTACTATCATTTAACAAGTTTTTCGATACCAGAAACTGGTTTATTATCTGCTTCCGTCTCAATTGAAGTATTTCTTGTAATAGCACTTACTCCCAAAGTTACTGCAATGTTGATGAATAATACAGCTAACCCCACATCAAGATCCTGTATTGCTTGCGGTAGAGATGGAAATAATGTGGCAAGTGTCGTACCTGATGTAGTCGAGTAAATGACAATTAGAATTCCAGCTATCATTCCGGCAAAAGCTCCTTGAACGGTAACAGGATTCTTTTTCCACAAACTGAAAAATAGTGCTGGGAACAACTGTGCCATGAAGCTATATGCCATAAGATACAGCGTAAAAATCGACTCCCCGCCATTGAACGTAAAGTATAGGGTCACTATAGAAATGACAGGTACTAACATCATGCTCAATCTTCGAAGTTGGTCATCTGATGTATTCGGTTTCCACACCTTATATACATTTTTTGAAAGTATCGTGGCCGTAGCCGTCAACACGAGTGAACTAGGTATAAGGGCGGCCATCGCCCCAGATGCTCCAATAACTCCAACAAACCAGGGATCGAATGACATCTTCGCCATTTTAAATAAAGCCAAATCTGCTTCTGCTCCCTGTAAATTCGGAACTTGAAGAATCGCAGAAAAACCAATAAAAAGCGAAAAAATGATGATTACTTGATAAATTGGCATAATCCCAGCATTCCAACGAAGTGATTTTGGACTTTTTGCAGAAAACACTCCCGCTAACATATGAGGAAACATATAGAATGCCAGTGCTGTCATAATCGTAGCGGAAATAAACCAAGAGATACTCAATCCTTGTTCAGGGAATATCAATAATCCATGTTTTGCTGTATCGATTGCTTCAAACATCGACTGCAAACCACCGTAATAATGAAGTGGAAAATAAATCCCCATAAAGACGACAACTGCCAAAATCATGATATCTTTAATAACCGCCGTCCACGCTACGCCATGCATCCCTGAGGCAGTTACATAAATTGTGATGGCAATTACACCTACAACTATAGCCACATTAGGAGAGATGGACCCATAGGACGCCTCCGATACGATAATTCCTAACCCTTTTAACTGCATGATTAGATAAGGAATAATTGAAATAACGCTGATTACCGCCACAAGAACACCTAAAGCCGGACTATTGTACTTCTTGTCATAAAAATCGGATTGAGATATGACATTATTTTTTTTTGCATATCTCCAAATTGGCGGCAACAGCCAATAGGCTATTACAAAATAGAAGCAATTGAAAGCATATAAGGCTGGAGGCATACCAGATCTATAAGCGCCGCCGCTGGCCCCCAAAAACGTATATGTCGTAAACATTTCACCTGCAATCAAAAAGAAGAGCAAAAAGCTGCCGAAACCTCTTCCACCTATAGCCCATTGTTCCAAACTCATATTTTTACCTTTTCGAGCTTGAAGCCCTAACCAAATACACAGAACCAGAAAGAAAAGGATGACAAGCAGGGCTTCATTCATTAGTCTTCTTCCTCCTTGGTTGCAGGATCAAGTTTATTAGCAATTATCAAGCACACCGATGTAAGACAAACCCATAATATGGCCCAAAAAAGAACAAATGGCATTCCTAAAACATATGGTTCAATTCGATTGATAACAATAAGCGAGCCAAGTGCTGGTACCGCACTTATCACATAGATTATTTTCTTCATTTGTTCACCATCCTTATCAACAAATGCCAAACCCGACCTATTCACTTCTAACCATTTAGAAAAAACAGATAATTACACTTGTAGCACTACTTTGGCACCCCTTTAGTTAATGGCTCATTTACTGCCCAATTCGGTTTCATTCCAGTAAGGACTTGTTCAACTTGCATTGCTGCATGTACAGCCATGCGTACCGAACCTTCTTTCGTCAATGCCGCATTATGAGGGCTGACAATCACATTATCCATTTTAAAAAGGGGATTCCATTTATCAGGAGGCTCAACTTCAAATACATCTATTCCAGCGCCGGCAATTTCGCCCGCTTGCAAAGCATTTACTAAATCACTCTCCTTCACTACGCCTCCCCTGGAAGCGTTTACAAAATAGGATGAGGGTTTCATCCAGGAAAACTCACGGCTTCCTATTATTCCTTTTGTTGTTTTCGTTAACGGCAGATGCAGACTGATAACATCAGAGTTTCTGAAAACCCACTCTAAGTCAGTTGCTATCTCTAACTCCGAATTCGTGCTGGCTGTAACATAGGGGTCGTAGCCAATCACTTTCATATCGAAGCCTTTGGAAGCTTTTTTTGCCAGTATTCTACCAATTCTCCCTAGTCCAATAATCCCTAATGTCTTGCCTTCCAAATCCATACCAAAAAGTTGATTGCGGATAGCAAAATTCCCGCGGCGCAGCTCTTGATCAGCCAAGCTTAAGTTTTTGGACAATGATAAAATTAATGCCATTACATGTTCAGCTACAGAATTCGCATTTGCCTCTGGGGTATTTGTTACGTAAATGCTTCGCTCTGTAGCAGCTTCGATATCAATATTGTCCAAGCCCACACCATACTTAGCAATTACTTTGAGGTTTTCAGCTGCTTCAATAACTTCCTTATTTATTACAGCCGTTGATCTCGTTAATAATGCATCACAATCCTTGATTTCTTCCATAAGGATCTCTTGTGCCAGTTCAGATCCCACTTTAATCTTATAGCCTTTTTCTACTAAATAACTTTTCCCCTCTTTCTCAATATCTTGAGGAATATACACTAAATGACTCACATTACCACCCTTTCATGTTTACCTTGAAGGAAAAATCTTTCCTACTTCTTTGTATATATACAATTATTGTGCCAACATAAAAAACATCAGTTTATTCAAGAAAGAAGCCAATTAGTTCTCAAATTAAGAAATAAATAAAGTTAACAAATTGTTTCATAATGAATTAATAAGTTTCATTACGTTTCAATTTGTTTCAACACTCAAGGTTTTCATCTTTCTCCATAAAGTAGTGCGACTCATCCCTAACTCCAAGGCAGCTTTTCCTTTATTAAAATTAACCTTATTTAACGTTTGAACTATTCTTTCACGCTCGGATAGATGTATCACAGGTGGCATATCAAGTTCTTCTGCTTGTTTCGACAGTATTTTCTTTTTACTTCTATTCGGAAAATACATTTCGATATCGTACACATCAATTAACTTGTCTTTATAAAGAGCACATAATCGCTCACAAAAATTTTGCAATTGGCGAATATTCCCTTCCCAATTCTCTTCACTCAGCTTTTTCATGGCAGTATCCGTAATCTTAATTTTTTGATCCGAATGGCCTTTCTGAATAAAAGCATTCACCAATAACGGAATATCTTCTCTGCGTTCCCGAAGCGGAGGCAAGACAAGGTCCAGTACACTCAAGCGATAATATAGATCCTCCCGAAAGTCATTACTTTTGACCATTTGCATGAGGTCTTTGTTTGTTGCCGACACAATTCTCACATCAACCGGAATCACTCTATCATCACCGATACGCATGATTTCCCGCTCTTGCAAGACACGAAGCAACCGACTTTGCATTTTTGGGGAGATTTCCCCTATTTCATCTAAAAAAATCGTACCTCTATGA
It contains:
- a CDS encoding sodium:solute symporter family protein codes for the protein MNEALLVILFFLVLCIWLGLQARKGKNMSLEQWAIGGRGFGSFLLFFLIAGEMFTTYTFLGASGGAYRSGMPPALYAFNCFYFVIAYWLLPPIWRYAKKNNVISQSDFYDKKYNSPALGVLVAVISVISIIPYLIMQLKGLGIIVSEASYGSISPNVAIVVGVIAITIYVTASGMHGVAWTAVIKDIMILAVVVFMGIYFPLHYYGGLQSMFEAIDTAKHGLLIFPEQGLSISWFISATIMTALAFYMFPHMLAGVFSAKSPKSLRWNAGIMPIYQVIIIFSLFIGFSAILQVPNLQGAEADLALFKMAKMSFDPWFVGVIGASGAMAALIPSSLVLTATATILSKNVYKVWKPNTSDDQLRRLSMMLVPVISIVTLYFTFNGGESIFTLYLMAYSFMAQLFPALFFSLWKKNPVTVQGAFAGMIAGILIVIYSTTSGTTLATLFPSLPQAIQDLDVGLAVLFINIAVTLGVSAITRNTSIETEADNKPVSGIEKLVK
- a CDS encoding DUF3311 domain-containing protein, whose amino-acid sequence is MKKIIYVISAVPALGSLIVINRIEPYVLGMPFVLFWAILWVCLTSVCLIIANKLDPATKEEED
- a CDS encoding hydroxyacid dehydrogenase; this encodes MSHLVYIPQDIEKEGKSYLVEKGYKIKVGSELAQEILMEEIKDCDALLTRSTAVINKEVIEAAENLKVIAKYGVGLDNIDIEAATERSIYVTNTPEANANSVAEHVMALILSLSKNLSLADQELRRGNFAIRNQLFGMDLEGKTLGIIGLGRIGRILAKKASKGFDMKVIGYDPYVTASTNSELEIATDLEWVFRNSDVISLHLPLTKTTKGIIGSREFSWMKPSSYFVNASRGGVVKESDLVNALQAGEIAGAGIDVFEVEPPDKWNPLFKMDNVIVSPHNAALTKEGSVRMAVHAAMQVEQVLTGMKPNWAVNEPLTKGVPK